In the Harmonia axyridis chromosome 3, icHarAxyr1.1, whole genome shotgun sequence genome, one interval contains:
- the LOC123674596 gene encoding lymphocyte expansion molecule-like isoform X2: protein MVELEEFSKFLGFRNAPILEARAFQRVHRGPGTYNIPEDIDRQKSCSVVENKGFTTERKFCTHFKYNIPPMNTYFRNIYSKHPSSKKTFGNVARFEWDGLQQRFKDTEPSFRKPPNLYNVPDPNSLEALMKRVVSIRGPYNLFTGKRDGTSIKNHFSPPYTIVPDRYHLEPSDIDIMLHHPMKSRYGKFFQEERFPKKPTSRMQLADLTMCYKDPEEPGPGHYDLSREFSFKHEEQTIYPFGSSNMNQRPPTPWPIHPGPGRYYIKPPSCRKRNTPSWMFLSKLERKFFNKPESYADF, encoded by the exons ATGGTAGAACTTGAGGAATTCTCAAAATTCCTAGGCTTCAGAAATGCTCCTATATTAGAAGCGAGGGCTTTTCAAAGAGTACATCGAGGACCTGGAACCTACAATATTCCGGAAGATATCGATAGGCAAAAATCTTGTTCTGTAGTCGAGAACAAGGGATTCACGACCGAGAGAAAGTTCTGCACACATTTCAAATACAATATTCCTCCAATGA ACACCTACTTTCGGAACATCTACTCGAAACATCCATCCTCGAAGAAAACCTTCGGCAACGTGGCGCGTTTTGAGTGGGACGGACTGCAACAGCGCTTCAAGGATACAGAGCCATCGTTTAGGAAGCCTCCGAATCTGTACAACGTACCAGATCCAAACTCATTAGAGGCCCTAATGAAACGAGTTGTTTCGATCAGAGGTCCATACAACCTTTTCACGGGAAAACGCGATGGCACCTCAATCAAGAACCATTTCTCACCTCCCTATACTATAGTACCTGACCGATACCATCTGGAACCCAGTGACATTGATATAATGCTCCATCACCCGATGAAATCTAG ATATGGAAAGTTTTTCCAAGAGGAGAGATTCCCGAAGAAACCTACATCGAGAATGCAATTGGCAGATTTGACGATGTGCTATAAAGATCCAGAAGAACCAGGACCTGGCCACTATGATTTGTCGAGAGAGTTCAG CTTCAAACATGAGGAGCAAACGATTTATCCATTTGGATCGTCAAATATGAATCAACGACCTCCGACCCCGTGGCCCATTCACCCTGGTCCAGGGAGATACTACATCAAGCCACCCTCATGCAGGAAAAGAAACACACCTTCTTGGATGTTCCTGAGCAAATTAGAGAGGAAATTCTTCAACAAACCGGAATCTTATGCCGATTTTTGA